A genomic window from Gossypium hirsutum isolate 1008001.06 chromosome D10, Gossypium_hirsutum_v2.1, whole genome shotgun sequence includes:
- the LOC107914878 gene encoding NADH dehydrogenase [ubiquinone] 1 alpha subcomplex subunit 13-B has protein sequence MTEAVIRKKPGMASVKDMPLLQDGPPPGGFAPVRYARRIPNKGPSAMAIFLAAFGAFSYGMYQVGQGNKIRRALKEEKFAARRAILPVLQAEEDERFVKEWKKYLEYEAEVMKDVPGWKVGENVYNSGRWMPPATGELRPEVW, from the exons ATGACTGAGGCAGTGATAAGGAAGAAGCCAGGAATGGCGAGTGTGAAGGACATGCCACTTCTCCAAGATGGGCCTCCTCCGGGTGGGTTCGCCCCCGTCAGGTACGCCCGTCGGATACCCAACAAGGGCCCAAGTGCTATGGCTATCTTTCTAGCTGCTTTTGGTGCCTTCTCGTATGGGATGTACCAAGTCGGCCAAGGGAACAAGATCCGCAG GGCACTGAAGGAAGAAAAGTTTGCTGCACGTAGAGCAATATTGCCTGTGCTTCAAGCTGAAGAAGATGAAAG ATTTGTCAAAGAGTGGAAGAAGTATCTTGAGTATGAAGCGGAAGTGATGAAGGATGTCCCTGGTTGGAAAGTAGGCGAAAATGTATACAATTCTGGGAGATGGATGCCCCCTGCAACAGGTGAGCTCCGCCCTGAAGTTTGGTGA